The Pirellulaceae bacterium region GACGCAACGCTGCCGGTGGTGGTCGGGTGGGATTGAGCGAACAGCTCAATTTGTTTCGTCAAATCCGCAAACCGTTCCGTGGAGGCCAATAGTTGCAAGCGGTTGGCGTCGTCTGGTTGCGATAAAACTAGGCAGCGTGGATGTTCAAGCAACTTGTCGGTAAGAAACTTAGAACCCTGAAGGAGATGGAATCGCAATAGGCTAGGACGGCTGAACCAGGCCCACAGGATTCTCATCTCTTCAATCATTGCTTCCAGAGGCAACTTGGCGATCAGCAGGCTGAGTCCATCGGACCGACCGCATGCTAATAGCGATTGAGACAGTCCGGACAGTTTGTCCAGCGGAACGGAGATCAAATGCAACGAGTCGGTGGCGCGAATCTCCTCCGGGGCCTGCTCAAACAGGTCGTCACCAACCAGCGGCAATCCATCGATGGAGCGCTTGAGCCGTAGTTGATTGACGGCAGCATAAAGGTTGTAGCCTTTGCACAACGACTGCAGCAGTAGCGGCTGCATGGTTGGATCGCACTGGATGTCGAGCGCGATCGGCGATTGCTGAGTCCAGGCAAGCGGTATATTCGGAGCGGAAGGTGGCGGAGCTTTTTCGGGGGGTTGAGTTGGAGTCGGTGTGGAGGCACCCTCGATGCTAATCGTAAACTCTGTATCACCTGCTCGAATGCGGCAACCGTCGTGGAGCGTCTGAGAGGCGGCCACTGGATTGCCATTGACGAACAGCGGGTCGGACCGCAGCGGTCGCACCGTCCAACTGTTACCATCGGATTGAAGCTGGAAATGGAGGTCGGCCATTTGCCGATCGAACCGACAATCCACATCGCTTTCAAAGCCGCTGCCGATCATCAAAGTTTGATTGGGCTTCAACCAAACCGTTTGCATCTGGCCTGACGCGTTATGATAAGTTAGGAACAGCATGTTCGGTGCCAGGGTGCGACATAACGACAGTTCAAGGCCTGAGTGGCAGCGCTCGCGAGCGGTAGGCAGTTGTGGATGAATGGGAATTATGACCGATTGCGGCCGATCGGCAATTGGGA contains the following coding sequences:
- a CDS encoding FHA domain-containing protein codes for the protein MLFLTYHNASGQMQTVWLKPNQTLMIGSGFESDVDCRFDRQMADLHFQLQSDGNSWTVRPLRSDPLFVNGNPVAASQTLHDGCRIRAGDTEFTISIEGASTPTPTQPPEKAPPPSAPNIPLAWTQQSPIALDIQCDPTMQPLLLQSLCKGYNLYAAVNQLRLKRSIDGLPLVGDDLFEQAPEEIRATDSLHLISVPLDKLSGLSQSLLACGRSDGLSLLIAKLPLEAMIEEMRILWAWFSRPSLLRFHLLQGSKFLTDKLLEHPRCLVLSQPDDANRLQLLASTERFADLTKQIELFAQSHPTTTGSVASVAR